TAGCCTAATTAAAAGGGATAAGTTGGTATAAATAAGAATAAGGTGGTACAAAAGAGTACAATTACGTACAATATTACCTCAAGTAATAATTCAACTAATTCAAATGGTTTAAACAAacttaagaaattttaaaatagaaTTAGGATCTAAGTTAAGTAGATCTACCTAGAACCTCAATGGTGTTGAATACAAACAAACTCTTTGATGATTTCTACAAAATATGATAGTACAAGGCGCATCACacaaacaaaatttaataaagtaAATTTATGGGccatttgataactatttttttaattattaattactaatttttattttattgaaagtATAAAACTTGTCTGAtaactatttttagtttttagaagaaaaaagaaactagaaactaaaaactaaaagttaaattttgaaatgacaCATCTCGACCCGGATTGTCCACTAGGACTTCGAATCGAGTtctgctggccgacacctggaaagtgacgaagccataaagtatagtgatgtagaatatgtgaataaatttaaacctaaaagtgcctaaatacgaGAGTACGCTATGAGCGgaaatgaactcatttcacatgTGACGTCAgaacataagtaaagtacagtagagtggattgaaaatcatacattcgaaggtaatctccaataccaagatttgccacaAATCCTCGTTGATACAAAAACTCTATTACTAGAACATGGAGGGATAAAAAACAAGAGTGAGTAGGCCTGAAAATAACGCTTTAATAAAGACCTTCTAAACGTTATAGTCCCTCGCTGTGatacctgtatagtttccaggAAATCATaatacgtataagtatgaaatcaaatgtaaatcaatAGTTAATCCAGGAATATTTCAAATCACTACATATCAGCAGCAGtatataaaaaatcaaatgctcatcaatctatgataACACACGATTTAGAGTTGCCTAACACAACCTGTATGACTCATAAATCAATCTATGATAACACATAAGTTGGAGTTATCTAATGCAACATGTATGACTTATAGGCAACTtgtacgacagtgtcggagttgcctagcattgcaacctgtacgacagtgtcggagttgcctattattgcaacctgtGTGACAGTGTCGAAGTTGCCTATCGCAACCTGTACTacaatgtcggagttgcctattattgcaacctgtactacaatgtcggagttgcctattattgcaacctgtactacaatgtcggagttgcctattattgcaacctgtatGACAGTGTCAAAGTTGCCTATCGCAACATGTACTACAATGTCGAAGTTGTctattattgcaacctgtacgacagtgtcgAAGTTGCCTATCGCAACCTATACGATAGTGTCGGAGttgcataaaacataaatacagTCAAGccataactcaatcatttcaaataacaCCATAAACTCACTTGAACTTGCATGCGCGTCCTGCGTTCACCTTAGCACCTCCAAGCATTCATAACAATTATATGCAGGTAATATGcatatggatatgccatgatgcaatctaaaaaggaaaagacccactcacttgAGGTCCGCGCCACGATTCCCTAGAACGAATATCGTGACGTCACGAATGATCATCACCTAGAACAAATATTCAATCacgtctcagaactcttatcaataaaacacgtaactttcataaaacacatcccaaggacgttctagaatgatttgagacccattgaccaaaagtcaacattGTCGGTCAAATATCAATgttagggtccacaaccctatgtAACTTGATCCGGAAGATCCATACCTAGGATTTCCGATCCGTAACttctaaagatccacattatgcttctagaacaacatcctaaagtttcgaaacgatccaacggttggatctccgctAATTGCTAAAATTAAGTGGTAGCTgatgttttattttacgaacttacaaattTGATTCGGAAAGATTCATACGTCAGATTCCCAATCCGTAAGTTCCTATGGTTTTCAAATATACGTACTATAAGGTACTAATGTTTGGTAACGATGCAACGATCAGATATCGTCAATTCATGCAAAGAGCCCGTGACGACCAACTAGGTGGTCAACTACAAAACTACATTAAAACATCgtaatttcactaaacaaatgTCAAATATAGAATTGGAGCATCCAAATTAGCCAAACATGGTTAGATGGGGTCTCGGCCCACGCGCCGCTGCACGCGGTGGTTGGTCGCCACTGTTCGCcggaaaaattcaactatttctaaaaattctcaaatttcacaaaaatgaagatctcaaagagaggaacaactttcatactgGCCAccaagtccaaaagtggacggaagatggtcaattttgcccacaaagcggGCGAGTGCCTAAagcttcccgacgtcgattcatCGTCTACaatggtccaacggggtcaaggttggttgggattttctcctgggatgatgggctacaaagcccaagtggtggcatcggccatcgccttgccgatttgccgaaaaattgaaaagagtggccggagcactattgattttcgtcaactttagTGGCCTCAAATCGCCACATACTGtgtaatcaaggtggttcttgagtgggttttgtagaggggaatgagagcttcaagatggtggtggtggcgtcgaaaaactccactggagttggccggaatcggccttggaaaatgggaggTCGAACTAGGTTATGTGGTGTGCACGGGTTGAAAGGGAAAGGGATGAGgttttctctcctctccttcCTGATTAGTTGATCTTTCTCTCTAATTTCTGATTGGTCCACCTTCTAACATATCTAATTGGTCACTTAAACAAAATAGCTGATTGGTCCCCTTATTCTTGCTTAAAATCTGATTGGTTTCTTTCCCACAAGATGGGagttcaatttatttctagCTAAACTTTAAATAATCAATTTCAAATGCCCGTAATTATAATGTTATAATCCGAAGTCGCAAATGGCTTTCGCCTATGTGTTCGTGGCAATGATTACTACGCAAATACTCCAAAAGAATGACTCATACATCTCTCTAAATAATGGCCAAcgaaagtcaaaatccttgcctctagggtattttcgtcaattcatgcttttaaaatttataaaacgtaaaattagggacgaaTTATCACATGAAAACTCAAGAAAGCTAAACTTTTAATTTAAGGATTGTGCTATATGTGAGTAATAGATTGTACCATTGAGTTTGGGAAGTTAAACTAACTCAAACTTAAGTAAATTGAACTACAACAACAACATGACACTTGCATGAAAGTTGTTACATGTGTTCAAAGTATAACAGAGCAACACGAATCGCTTTGAAACGATTTAGACTTTGAAAGTATCATGCTCGAGGTTCAAAAACGAGCTTTTCAAATTGAAACttggtaattgatttttaagaGAAAGAATTTGGTTTGGATATTACGTCAACTGGCAATCATACTATAGAATTGTAGAacaatgaaaatccaatttGAATGTCTTgaaaaatgcttcaaaacattGTTAAGCTTGGTCCATACAATATTATTTCTTGAGTTggacttttttttattgatagaaCAATTTCAAACAATATCCTAAAATATTACTTTTTCTTGTTCGAATTGGTCTCTCAgaattttaaatgtatttactGGTTCTGGCGTACAATTCAATGCAGCAAGAGAAAAAGGGGTTATAATTTAGATGACCGAGTCCTGCATTACCTCATTACAATATCAGGGACGGCAGCACAAATTCAAAATCTAAAAAGTAGCTCGCTCTCTCTGTCTCCCAACCACCTTCAccgtctctctctctaccaCTGCTCAAACTACTCCAAATTTGTTTGACTTTCCGCCGAACTTGTTCCTGCCGGTAAAAATGGGGAAGAGGCGGGTGATGGTGGCCGCCGAGGACGTCGACTTGTCCGCCGTCAAATACGAGCAAGAAGAAATCAAGGGTCAGTCAGCCAATAGCAATACACGCACTCATATGATCATTTCGAATTATGAATTTATAGATGAATTCATTGATTGTTGTTGAGTTTGATGATTTGGGCTTTGTTGGGTTTTTGGATTGGCAGCTCCACATTTGACTGGCTTGATTTTCAAGCTGTCTGTGAGGATTGTTGAGGCCCCCATCGTAGGTTCTTTCATAGTCTCAGCTATGAAGAAGCAGAACAAGATGACTCAGGTCTTTCAAAATTCTGTGTTGCTTTCTTTTTTAGTAATTCAATTACTTGTTGAAATGTTCTACTGTGTTCGAGATTTTCGATTCGAATTAGAAGAGGCTGAAAATAAATTATCTGTTATTGCAATCCACAGTTGTTGAGGAATACACTGATACCAGAGGGACCCATGTTCAAACCTGAATTTCCCCCTCAAggttttttgggtttgatttttattaatttgggtCTCAAAAGGTTTTATCTTTTGTTGTACTCCATTGTTTTAATGGAATTGGATGTAAGGATCACTGACCTGGTGaatgtgatgtgaaaattagAACTAGAAGCCGCGGTGGTTGTTCTTGATGAAGATGGAAAACCAGAAGACAGAGTTGAAGTGGCTTTGAAATGCCTTCCACAGTATGATCCTGCTAGCTGCTGGAATGggaattcaattcaatcttttCGGTACTGGAAGATACGTGATTATGCTTATGCTTATCGTTCCAAGCTTGCAACCCCATCAATGGTAAGTTGATACTATCTTATGACTCGGTTCACctcaaattgattttttttatgagtTTATTTTCTTATTCACAGGTCGCGGAGCATATAATTTCAGTTATAGATGAATTCAGTAATAAGAAACCGCCACAACCTCTGTTGATTACTTTCAACCCTGAAGATGTCAGGAGCCAAGCTGCAGCTTCGACAAAGAGGTTTGAGGAAGGTATTAATAGAAGGATAATTGGCTGTAATGATTGTCTTGGCAATTAACCTATGGTAGAGTGTCCCAGTAGTAAGCTTTGATGcccttttgttttggttgtgtAGGGAATCCCTTATCTATCTTAGACGGGATTTTTGTGGCAATCAAGGATGATATAGACTGCTGTCCCCATCCATCTAAGGGTAAATAATCGTCACTATTGTGTTTAGAATATATGTTAAACATTTGACCCTACTTAACTAATCACTCTATGGTGACAGGTGGAACAACATGGATACATGAGGTTCGCACTGTCAAGAAGGATGCAGTTTGTGTTTCGAGATTACGTAGTTGTGGTGTGATTTTCATTGGGAAGGCAAATATGCATGAGTTGGGCATGGGTACAACCGGAAATAATTCGAACTATGGGTAAACAATCCTTTCTCAGCAACCATGTGATGGATTTTGTATGTGCAGTGTTTTTCATAGACACAATGCGTCTAACATGTCAAAGTCATAGTTGTACAATTTGATCCTTTGATTTAAATACGGTGCATTTTTCCTGTGTGCTTAGGTTTAAACTGTAAACTTGATAACCTCAAACGCTCAAGTTGTTAGGATGTGGGTCAACTACCACTCTTGTACTGTGACAAAACTTTATGCAGTATTTTTTTCCTATGTGAGAGATACATACAAGTAGAGTTTCTTTTGTTACACAATTAGCATGGTTTTCTCACTTGAGTCTTATATTACTGATTTTTTTCCCCAATTTTGTTTCATTAGAACAACAAGAAATCCCCATGCACCAGAAAGGTATACTGGTGGATCTTCCTCGGGCCCTGCGGCACTTGTAGCTTCTGGACTGTGCTCTGCAGCGCTTGGAACTGATGGTGGAGGTTGTGCAAAAAATAGTTATGAAAGGCTTAATATTGTTTCTTACTTTCCTTTATACTAATTTTGGATGCTTAAATCAATGTAAAAGGGCAGGTTCAGTCCGTATTCCTTCTTCTCTGTGTGGTGTAGTGGGCTTGAAGACAACATATGGACGGACAGATATAGGAGGGTGAGTTGGTACTTTGAAAGGGGGATCCTTTTCTTTCTAGGACCTACCACATTACTCTCAGTTTTTTAGAGAACTATATTAAAAGCATATAAATCATCTAAATAGGAAAAACAGCTTTGACTGTAGATTTTTCTCATGTAACACAAAATTTATTAATGGACAAGATTGTTTcatgttttagttttaatatatgcttgctttctctctctctctctctctctctctctctctctctctctctctaacttttatAGGATGGCTTATACGTTTAACCCTATCGAAGGAGTATGATAATTGATAACTCataaaattttgacacatgCAATCATGTAGACAAGCAACAAGCATCAGACTGGGATATTGTGACATGTGCTTCATGCCAAATTGATTTACAGTTTGTGCACTTTTACATCACAGATCATTATGTGAGGATGGGACTGTGGAAATTATTGGACCAATTGCTTCTACAGTGGAGGATGTCATGTTAGTGTAAGTAACTCATACTTGTGAACATGTATTCCATTACTTTTGCTGGTGTTTGCTTCCATCCTTCTCAGGATGTGCCATGTGACTCATGTGTGATCAACTTTTCCTACTTAAACCTAATTATTTTCAGTCTTATGTTTGGTGCATTGGCCAAAGACCTCCAGTATTTCTAATGTTTTCtgaccaaaataataatttatcaGGTACTCGGCAATTTTGGGCACCTCTCTTGCAGATAGAATTAGTTTGAAACCGGTAAGCGTTTATTACTGGCTTAAATGGTACACCAAAATAGATTCATAATTCCCCTTTACTCTTATTCTATTTTCCTTCTTAAGTCATTTGAACAGAGATCTCGTTCTTGACCGGTAAAGGGAAGTCTATTTCCTGGAAGAAAGAAACTTAGTGCATGTAATATAATAAGATTGTTTTTTGATAgtggattaaaaaaatgtaatatcTTCTCTGtagttaaattttaaatgtagttataaattaatttattgctGAGATGATTTGTTCAGTGTGTGTGAAATGGTAAGACGGGtgtttgtttcattcaattttacaAGCAGTTTTACATATATAAGGTGTGAACCCTCTTAGTTTCTTCCATATCTGACACCTGTTTCTGTTCACTATTTTTTGTAGTCCCCACCTTCTGTGCCAAATTTGTCATTGTATGACAGTTTGAATACTCTGGGATCCTTGCGACTGGGGAAGTATACAGCGGTAATTACCCTTTCTATGGTCATTTCAATTAGATGTTACATGACTTCTTATGAATATACAAACGTTCTCCTGCAGTGGTTTAATGACGTACATTCGACTGATATCTCTGATATGTGTGAGGATGTTCTTAGTCTTCTATCGAAAACCCATGGTTGTGAAGTAAGTCATCATCATTGTCATGTACTTTGTATCTTTTTGAAACTCATTCTTGTTTCTTAAGTTGAGGAATAACTTCTTTGATGTTAGCTGAGACTCTGCATGTCCATGTCCATTTATCGTAGATGGTGGAGATTGTTGTACCTGAGCTCCATGAAATGCGTACTGCTCATCTCGTTTCAATTGGATCTGAGTTTCTCAATGCAATAAATCCATATTGTGAGGATGGGTATGTTTCTGTTTGGGTTATCTATACTGGCAGGGGGAGGAATATACttttaggtgtttttttttttttttttttggggggggggggggggggggcgggggggggggggtgtttcAGCGAACTTATATAACGTAAAAGCGAAAGAAAACATAGACGTAATATGCACAAAAACTtcaatatcttgagaatatttttcTATATTATGTGTATAATTGTCTGTTGTTTCAAACTTTTGAAGTATCTCACTATAACTTCAATGCTAAAATCTTTAAATGTCTTCAATTTCCTTCAGTATTAAAAAGCTGCTACTAAGCACGTATAAAGGACTACGATTTTTGAATTGATCGAGTATCTACATTGGAAGTTTCTTTTTGAATGAACTTGAGTAAGGTgaataaattatgttttttttttccaaagcagGCAGCGTACGAGATCACTTGAAAAATTAGATCTGCTACAAAAGAAGCAACTCAAGTGTAATTCATACACTTAAATATAGGAGCAAAAGACACTCGAGATAAagtttagaaaaagaaaaaaaaaccaattttattattgaaaaaacaaaaccagagactttatttatagaaaattcaagaaatggTGTGAAGTTGACATATGAAAGAATGTTCCTGTTCCTTTTATGATCCTATTTCTTTCGGTTTTCATTTATATCTGatgttatttttattgattttttttatcactCTTTGTATGTAGATATGGTGCAAAATTGTCATATGACTCGCGCACTAGTGTGGCTCTTTTCCGATCATTTTCTGCGTCAGATTATATTGCTGCCCAATGTCTTAGGTGAGGCAAACTAATTATCGGAAAACAATTATATGGCTGAATTTTTTAATACCTTTTGCTGCACAATGGAGTGGGAAATTTCTTTTGGGATGTTTGGTAATGTCATAGATGTGTTTAAGTTCATCGTTATAGTGCAAGCTTCTAGGAACCATACAAGCATCCTATATCAATTGAAAACTGACTAAAGTGACTAAATATTTTTATGATATTTCATTAGGATTCTTTTTATTCCTGAGGAATTGGAATCGTTTTTTCTTTATAGGGACATTTTAGGTTCTGAAGCTTGTCAATATTGGTTTCTGTCATGCTCCCaatcccaaatttcaagtgttACCGTAATATTTATTTGGGGGATTCTCAAAAAAAATGCTCCAGTGCCTATTAAACTGTCGTTAGTTTCCAATTCTTTGTAACCTGAAATTTGGCACATAGATTGTGATCATTGTTAAAAGAAGTGATTCATGGATCATTACATTAATGACTTTTCTCTCATATTGAATTGCATTGTATTTAGAAATACTTGGTTTATCTCATTTGGAATGGCATGGTATGCAAATGTTTCAAAGATCTCTGAAAAAATACAGTAACTTCGTATGACAGGGTCATTAGtgcattatttttttaagggaaCACGTAAATTTGGTGGATGAGATATTGACAAATATGTTTCCTTGTGAATCTGTAATCTTAAAATTTTCCATATGTATGCTTTAGTTTCGCTTAATTTATTTCAGGAGAAGGATTATGTACCATCATATGGAGATCTTCAAGAAGGTTGATGTCATAGTGACCCCCACAACAGGGTATGTAAAGCCTAACTGATAACAAAAGTAATGGGTGTGCACCTGTCTGCTCCTTATATGTAGTcttatgaaatatatatatagctaaaCTAGATGGTGTTACCGTCTCGGTCCCTAAAATGTTTCTCTTGTTTATTTATAGAAACATTGATGAGCAAGACctgttaattatttattatatgtACTGTGAATTTTTCTTGTCGTTGAATAGTCACCGTGACATGTTA
This genomic stretch from Pyrus communis chromosome 2, drPyrComm1.1, whole genome shotgun sequence harbors:
- the LOC137725195 gene encoding fatty acid amide hydrolase, producing the protein MGKRRVMVAAEDVDLSAVKYEQEEIKAPHLTGLIFKLSVRIVEAPIVGSFIVSAMKKQNKMTQLLRNTLIPEGPMFKPEFPPQELEAAVVVLDEDGKPEDRVEVALKCLPQYDPASCWNGNSIQSFRYWKIRDYAYAYRSKLATPSMVAEHIISVIDEFSNKKPPQPLLITFNPEDVRSQAAASTKRFEEGNPLSILDGIFVAIKDDIDCCPHPSKGGTTWIHEVRTVKKDAVCVSRLRSCGVIFIGKANMHELGMGTTGNNSNYGTTRNPHAPERYTGGSSSGPAALVASGLCSAALGTDGGGSVRIPSSLCGVVGLKTTYGRTDIGGSLCEDGTVEIIGPIASTVEDVMLVYSAILGTSLADRISLKPSPPSVPNLSLYDSLNTLGSLRLGKYTAWFNDVHSTDISDMCEDVLSLLSKTHGCEMVEIVVPELHEMRTAHLVSIGSEFLNAINPYCEDGYGAKLSYDSRTSVALFRSFSASDYIAAQCLRRRIMYHHMEIFKKVDVIVTPTTGMTAPIIPPAALKDGETDMRVTGYLMRFVIAGNLLGLPAISVPVGYDKQGLPIGLQLIGRPWGESSILRLASAIEELCTKSKKRPVQYFDVLKS